One Oceaniferula flava genomic window carries:
- a CDS encoding acyl-CoA dehydrogenase family protein: MSEEYKSTIDTSSMSEGQRAALEMAEESRDTRAASGFASSLFMGVPDFSKITPFTRQSPEDQQAGDEFIAQLDAYLKNHTDPDAIDREGEIPDEVFKGLAELGSFGIKIPKEYGGLGLSQTNYSRAAMLLGTWCGNMTALLSAHQSIGVPQPLIVFGTEEQKKKYLPHCAAGGVSAFALTEVGVGSDPARMKTTATKSEDGSHFLLTGEKLWCTNLLKSRYIIVMAKTPTEAKPHSTTAFLVDTEAEGVKIVRRCHFMGLKALYNGVVKFTNVRIPKEDVVHEEGKGLKVALTTLNTGRLTLPAACSGLMRECIDICLRWCREREQWGAPIGKHAAIAGKLADMAADAFATEAMVYYVSALVDADKKADIRIEAAMAKLWGTEAGWHTVDETMQIRSGRGYETADSLRARGESPDPVERMFRDCRINTIFEGSSEIMRLFIAREALDPHLRRGAAAIDTRLPMGDRLSAGAKAGMHYAFWYPARFLPRGAGIPDEMHPTLRKHMSAINRLSAKLARSLFMAMVFNGPKLEKLQLLLGRYVDIATELFAMSCACSRAQAEIKRQAKDVLGNNALQTSDYICRRGCRRIATWFTEAGKAPDAEGYKLAQKLMQHED; this comes from the coding sequence ATGAGCGAAGAATACAAATCTACCATCGATACCTCAAGCATGTCCGAGGGCCAGCGCGCCGCTCTGGAAATGGCGGAAGAGTCGCGCGATACCCGCGCGGCATCCGGTTTTGCCTCCAGCTTGTTCATGGGCGTGCCGGATTTTTCCAAGATCACTCCCTTCACTCGACAGAGTCCGGAGGATCAGCAAGCGGGGGACGAGTTCATCGCCCAACTGGATGCGTATTTGAAAAATCATACCGACCCGGATGCGATCGATCGCGAAGGTGAGATCCCCGACGAAGTCTTCAAGGGACTCGCTGAGCTGGGGTCATTCGGCATCAAAATCCCGAAGGAATACGGCGGTCTCGGGCTCTCGCAAACGAATTACTCGCGTGCCGCGATGCTGTTGGGAACCTGGTGTGGCAACATGACCGCGCTCCTATCCGCGCACCAGTCCATCGGGGTGCCTCAGCCGCTGATTGTTTTTGGCACCGAGGAGCAGAAGAAAAAATACCTGCCGCACTGCGCTGCCGGTGGTGTGTCCGCTTTTGCTCTCACAGAGGTCGGCGTGGGGTCTGACCCCGCCCGGATGAAAACCACCGCCACCAAGAGCGAGGACGGATCGCATTTTCTGCTCACCGGCGAGAAACTGTGGTGCACGAACTTGCTGAAATCACGCTACATCATCGTGATGGCCAAGACGCCGACCGAGGCGAAACCACATTCCACCACCGCTTTTTTAGTCGATACCGAAGCCGAAGGGGTGAAAATTGTTAGGCGCTGCCACTTCATGGGGCTAAAGGCGCTCTACAATGGGGTAGTGAAGTTCACCAATGTTAGAATCCCGAAGGAGGATGTGGTGCATGAGGAAGGCAAGGGCTTGAAGGTGGCGCTGACGACGCTGAACACGGGTCGCCTAACACTTCCTGCCGCGTGCAGCGGTCTGATGCGCGAGTGCATCGATATCTGCCTACGCTGGTGCCGCGAGCGCGAGCAGTGGGGGGCACCGATTGGCAAACACGCCGCCATCGCTGGCAAGCTAGCCGATATGGCGGCCGATGCCTTTGCCACCGAGGCGATGGTTTACTACGTCTCTGCCTTGGTGGATGCCGATAAAAAAGCCGACATCCGCATCGAGGCCGCGATGGCCAAGCTCTGGGGAACCGAAGCCGGTTGGCACACGGTGGACGAAACTATGCAGATTCGTTCCGGCCGTGGTTACGAAACGGCCGACTCTCTGCGCGCCCGTGGGGAGTCGCCTGATCCGGTCGAGCGCATGTTTCGTGATTGTCGAATCAATACCATTTTCGAAGGCTCGAGCGAGATCATGCGCTTGTTCATCGCCCGTGAAGCGCTCGACCCCCATCTGCGCCGCGGCGCTGCCGCCATCGATACCCGCTTACCGATGGGTGACCGGCTGTCTGCCGGTGCCAAAGCCGGCATGCACTACGCTTTTTGGTATCCTGCTCGATTCCTGCCACGTGGAGCGGGTATCCCTGATGAGATGCACCCGACCTTGCGAAAACACATGAGTGCGATTAACCGGCTCAGTGCCAAGTTGGCGCGGAGTCTGTTCATGGCGATGGTTTTCAATGGCCCGAAATTGGAAAAACTTCAGCTTCTGTTAGGTCGCTACGTCGACATCGCCACCGAGCTCTTCGCGATGTCTTGTGCCTGCTCTCGGGCACAAGCTGAGATCAAGCGTCAGGCGAAGGATGTGTTAGGAAATAATGCGCTGCAAACGTCGGACTACATCTGTCGCCGTGGCTGTCGTCGGATCGCTACTTGGTTCACCGAAGCTGGCAAGGCCCCGGACGCCGAAGGCTACAAACTCGCTCAGAAATTGATGCAGCACGAAGACTAA
- a CDS encoding DUF58 domain-containing protein: MQPTQRVILLAILWALLGFGASLWSPLVPFWLWGGGVAAVFLLVDALWGRWQKVPSVDRSLPGRFAIGIEQLVPMKLHNPGNLALKVRCYDGLPGDALSDEMPWTGTIPAGGHTEIKYPVTIAERGLKQFAPVHLRVFSPLGFWTRSCRSGQDQFTRVYPNYEPVLRYALLAMANRAEQMGIVKKNRTGMSREFHQLRDYQLGDQLSKIDWKASSKRLSLITRDYQEQRDQTVILAVDCGRRMRALDGGVPQFDHCLNAMLLLAYTALRQGDHVGILGVGGSDRWLPPVKGVQAMTTILNHLYDYETSTSPSDFSEAAEHLLTRQRRRSLVVMLSNIRGEDGHQLVEPLRMIRRRHVTILANLREASVTRRMETPAAVLDDALEVGATAIYLEERARVLGELRQHGIFTVDSLAKELPIALANAYLNAREQV; this comes from the coding sequence ATGCAGCCGACTCAACGCGTCATCCTCCTCGCCATCCTCTGGGCCTTGCTCGGATTTGGTGCCAGCCTGTGGTCACCGCTGGTGCCTTTCTGGCTCTGGGGCGGTGGGGTAGCGGCGGTGTTTCTGCTGGTGGATGCTCTCTGGGGACGCTGGCAGAAGGTGCCTTCGGTCGACCGCTCACTGCCCGGCCGCTTTGCCATTGGCATCGAACAGTTGGTCCCCATGAAGCTGCACAATCCGGGGAATCTCGCGCTCAAAGTCCGCTGCTACGATGGCTTGCCCGGCGATGCGCTGAGTGATGAAATGCCGTGGACTGGAACAATCCCTGCCGGAGGCCACACGGAGATCAAGTATCCAGTGACCATTGCCGAGCGTGGTCTCAAGCAGTTTGCGCCCGTGCATCTGCGCGTGTTCTCGCCGCTGGGGTTTTGGACACGGAGCTGTCGCAGCGGCCAGGACCAATTTACCCGAGTCTATCCGAACTATGAACCGGTGCTACGCTACGCCTTGTTAGCCATGGCGAATCGCGCCGAGCAAATGGGGATCGTGAAGAAAAACCGCACCGGAATGAGTCGGGAATTCCACCAACTGCGCGACTATCAATTAGGCGATCAACTCTCGAAAATTGATTGGAAAGCCAGCTCGAAGCGACTCTCTCTGATCACTCGCGATTACCAGGAACAGCGCGACCAGACGGTGATTTTAGCGGTCGACTGTGGCAGGCGCATGCGTGCCCTCGATGGCGGCGTGCCCCAGTTCGATCATTGCCTGAATGCCATGCTACTCCTCGCATACACCGCACTGCGGCAGGGAGATCATGTTGGGATTCTCGGTGTCGGTGGCTCCGACCGCTGGCTGCCACCGGTCAAGGGTGTGCAGGCGATGACCACCATTTTAAACCACCTCTACGATTACGAAACCTCTACCTCACCGAGTGATTTTTCCGAAGCGGCGGAGCACCTGTTGACCCGGCAGCGTCGACGCTCCTTGGTGGTGATGCTCAGCAACATCCGCGGTGAAGATGGTCACCAGCTGGTCGAACCATTGCGGATGATTCGCCGGCGCCACGTCACCATTCTCGCCAACCTACGTGAAGCCTCGGTGACTCGACGCATGGAAACCCCGGCCGCTGTGTTAGATGATGCCCTCGAGGTGGGAGCAACTGCCATTTACCTTGAGGAGAGGGCGAGAGTGCTCGGGGAGCTCAGGCAGCACGGCATTTTCACGGTGGATAGCCTCGCCAAAGAGCTTCCGATCGCGCTGGCCAATGCCTACCTCAATGCCCGCGAGCAGGTTTAA
- a CDS encoding phenylacetate--CoA ligase family protein gives MNLKFKNWWDKASPEEVERHQSKLLQKLITTRVAPFSKYYREMFEREGIDPASIQSTDDLVRLPFTFKRDLGETKDFVIVPEKEVLQRQSGTFLKMLRHGPRGVKKVLEDELRPIFMTSTTGRSSAPVPFLYTQQDIAILEESGRRLMEMCGATPDFKIVNAFPFAPHLAFWQAHYAGTGDNKFTLSTGGGKVMGTSGNVEVIAKIQPDAIIAMPTFLYHLLQKAAEGKQRWPNLKRLVLGGEKVPEGMRRKLRTFCAELGADKVDILSTYAFTEAKMAWAECAAAEGEESAGFHLYPDLSIIEVVDPNTGERVPDGHPGEIVYTPLQSRGSIVLRYRTGDLIEGGIVRDLCPICGRTCPRLVGKISRVSDIHRLNIGKLKGTLVDFNQLENLLDDTEGLGAWQLELRKENDDPLDLDEIIIHAVPMDCKQATLAENIRQKLKNATELSPNDIRFYDWKTMRKMQGVGKELKEKKVIDNRPK, from the coding sequence ATGAATCTAAAGTTCAAAAATTGGTGGGATAAGGCCTCCCCGGAAGAGGTCGAACGTCATCAGTCGAAGCTCCTGCAAAAACTGATCACCACCCGCGTTGCCCCGTTTTCCAAATATTACCGCGAGATGTTTGAGCGCGAGGGGATCGACCCGGCATCGATCCAGTCCACCGATGATCTGGTGCGACTGCCGTTCACCTTCAAGCGCGACCTCGGCGAGACCAAGGACTTTGTCATCGTGCCGGAAAAAGAGGTGCTGCAAAGACAGTCGGGCACCTTTCTCAAAATGCTGCGTCACGGTCCTCGTGGGGTGAAAAAGGTGCTCGAGGACGAACTGCGTCCCATTTTCATGACCAGCACCACCGGTCGATCTTCCGCGCCCGTGCCCTTCCTTTACACCCAACAAGACATCGCCATTCTCGAAGAGAGCGGACGTCGGCTGATGGAAATGTGTGGCGCCACGCCGGATTTTAAAATCGTCAACGCCTTTCCCTTTGCTCCCCACCTGGCTTTCTGGCAGGCACACTACGCTGGCACCGGAGATAATAAATTCACCCTCTCCACCGGAGGCGGTAAGGTGATGGGGACCTCCGGCAATGTGGAGGTGATTGCCAAAATCCAACCCGACGCCATCATCGCGATGCCGACGTTTTTGTATCACTTGCTGCAAAAAGCCGCCGAGGGGAAGCAGCGCTGGCCGAACTTGAAACGCCTGGTGTTAGGTGGCGAAAAAGTCCCCGAGGGCATGCGCCGCAAGCTGCGCACTTTCTGCGCGGAACTCGGTGCGGACAAGGTGGATATTCTCTCCACCTACGCGTTCACCGAAGCCAAGATGGCCTGGGCGGAATGCGCCGCAGCCGAAGGTGAGGAGTCGGCCGGTTTCCATCTCTATCCCGACCTGAGCATCATCGAAGTGGTCGACCCCAACACGGGCGAACGGGTGCCTGACGGTCACCCCGGTGAGATTGTCTACACGCCACTGCAGAGTCGTGGCTCGATCGTGCTGCGCTACCGCACCGGCGACCTGATCGAGGGCGGCATCGTGCGCGACCTCTGTCCGATCTGTGGTCGCACCTGCCCGCGCTTGGTGGGAAAAATTTCCCGAGTCTCGGATATCCACCGACTGAATATCGGCAAGCTGAAAGGCACCTTGGTCGATTTCAATCAGCTGGAAAACCTGCTCGACGATACCGAAGGCCTGGGTGCCTGGCAGTTGGAGCTGCGTAAGGAGAATGATGATCCGTTAGATCTCGATGAAATCATTATCCACGCGGTGCCAATGGACTGCAAGCAGGCCACCCTGGCGGAAAACATCCGGCAAAAACTCAAGAATGCCACCGAACTGAGCCCGAACGACATCCGTTTCTACGATTGGAAAACCATGCGCAAAATGCAGGGGGTCGGTAAGGAGCTGAAGGAGAAGAAAGTCATCGATAATCGCCCGAAATAA
- a CDS encoding 3-hydroxyacyl-CoA dehydrogenase NAD-binding domain-containing protein, protein MANIKRSTEDHIAILTFDRENSGANIFDRDVLLELDDHIATIEQDSALQGLLINSAKRSIFIAGADIKTLFSAPKDELAQLLELGQRVFDRLAALKITTVAAIHGACAGGGCELALACDWRVLSDASATRIGLPETQLGILPAWGGSTRLPNMIGLPDALGLILAGKLLKAGAAKHKGLADAVCPPEDLKDYAKTFLQRGKRKYDSHSMLHNRLSVSMIRKKAEANVMKKTRGLYPAALKALEVVSGAVNCSHHDSLGNERAAFLELAELPQTKRLIGLFFLNERFKKLKPNDVGPAPVETVATIGAGVMGSGIAYWLSTRGKKVILQDINDEAIAKGLAGIEKLYQGSVKKRVMSKVEAVRGFDLIHASANRVPLQLCDMVIEAASENLEIKKKIFADLSERTSAKTILATNTSALPIHELAPVISHPERLVGLHFFNPVHRMKLVEVVQTESTSPETLATAVAFVQKIGKLPVVVKDRPGFLVNRILLPYLVEAGEMFSRGGDPREIDRAMLDFGMPMGPIRLLDEVGLDVGIHVAKTLAAAFPDRMKVPEILTEMVEQGFLGKKTGQGFYLYQGSGELVPNPEVLAMRTGHEAPEDIAAKLAGMMTDEAILCLDEGVASAPEDIDFAMVMGTGFAPFRGGPLRYSDDNDLHKRKFYQQSPSP, encoded by the coding sequence ATGGCTAACATAAAAAGATCCACCGAAGACCATATCGCCATTCTCACTTTCGACCGGGAGAACAGTGGTGCGAATATTTTTGATCGTGATGTGTTGTTAGAACTCGATGACCACATTGCCACGATCGAGCAAGACTCGGCATTGCAGGGCTTGCTCATCAACTCGGCCAAACGATCCATCTTTATTGCCGGAGCGGACATCAAGACCTTATTCAGTGCCCCGAAGGATGAGTTGGCGCAGTTGTTGGAGCTGGGGCAGCGTGTGTTTGATCGTCTGGCGGCGCTGAAAATCACCACCGTCGCGGCGATTCACGGTGCCTGCGCCGGAGGTGGCTGTGAGCTGGCCTTAGCCTGCGATTGGCGCGTGCTCTCGGATGCGTCCGCCACCCGGATAGGTCTGCCGGAGACGCAGTTGGGGATTTTACCGGCTTGGGGTGGCTCGACCCGGCTCCCGAACATGATCGGGCTACCTGACGCTCTCGGCCTGATCCTTGCCGGTAAACTGCTCAAAGCCGGTGCCGCCAAACACAAGGGGCTGGCTGATGCTGTCTGTCCACCCGAGGACCTCAAAGATTACGCCAAAACATTTCTGCAACGAGGGAAACGGAAATACGATTCCCACTCCATGCTGCACAACCGCCTCAGCGTTTCGATGATTCGGAAGAAGGCCGAGGCCAATGTGATGAAGAAAACGCGCGGACTGTATCCCGCCGCGCTGAAGGCCTTGGAGGTCGTCTCTGGGGCGGTGAACTGCAGTCATCACGACAGCTTGGGGAATGAGCGCGCGGCCTTCTTGGAGCTGGCCGAACTCCCGCAGACCAAGCGGCTGATCGGTTTGTTTTTCCTCAATGAACGCTTCAAAAAACTCAAGCCTAACGATGTTGGTCCAGCACCGGTCGAGACCGTGGCGACCATTGGCGCCGGCGTCATGGGCTCTGGCATTGCTTACTGGCTGAGCACCCGTGGCAAGAAGGTCATTCTCCAAGATATCAACGACGAAGCCATCGCCAAAGGTCTGGCTGGCATTGAAAAGCTCTATCAGGGGTCGGTGAAAAAACGGGTGATGTCCAAGGTGGAGGCCGTCCGTGGTTTCGACCTCATTCATGCCTCGGCCAATCGTGTGCCACTGCAGCTCTGCGATATGGTGATCGAGGCCGCTTCGGAGAATCTGGAGATTAAAAAGAAGATCTTCGCGGATCTCAGTGAGCGCACGAGTGCAAAGACGATCTTAGCCACCAACACCTCGGCCCTGCCGATCCATGAGCTGGCTCCTGTCATCAGCCACCCGGAACGACTCGTGGGGCTGCACTTTTTCAACCCGGTGCATCGCATGAAACTGGTCGAGGTGGTGCAAACGGAAAGCACCTCTCCGGAGACGCTGGCAACCGCCGTGGCTTTTGTGCAGAAAATTGGCAAGCTGCCGGTGGTGGTGAAAGATCGACCTGGCTTCCTGGTGAATCGGATTTTACTGCCGTATCTGGTGGAGGCAGGGGAGATGTTCTCCCGAGGCGGCGACCCCCGGGAGATCGATCGGGCGATGCTCGATTTTGGCATGCCCATGGGGCCGATCAGGCTGCTGGATGAGGTTGGACTCGATGTCGGGATCCACGTCGCCAAAACCTTGGCCGCCGCCTTTCCAGATCGCATGAAGGTGCCGGAGATCCTCACTGAGATGGTTGAGCAAGGGTTCTTGGGTAAGAAAACGGGGCAAGGGTTCTATCTCTATCAGGGCAGTGGCGAGCTAGTGCCGAACCCAGAGGTGTTAGCCATGCGAACTGGGCATGAAGCGCCTGAGGACATTGCCGCAAAGCTGGCCGGCATGATGACGGATGAAGCCATTCTCTGCCTGGACGAAGGTGTCGCCTCGGCGCCCGAGGATATCGATTTCGCCATGGTCATGGGCACCGGTTTCGCACCCTTCCGTGGTGGTCCGCTGCGCTACAGTGACGATAACGATCTGCACAAGCGCAAGTTTTACCAACAATCACCCAGCCCCTAA
- the dgt gene encoding dGTP triphosphohydrolase — translation MFRLRAEMNSFYNAFDHERLSNWEASGDFRTPFQMDRDRVLHTPAFRRMQSKTQVFWSGEYDFYRTRLTHSLEVAQIGRSICHWLKQDSELLRDDHFIDPELVEVICLSHDLGHPPFGHAGERSLNFLMKDYGGFEGNAQTLRLLTERIFSVKRSGMDPTRAFLDGVLKYKTLWSELNKQGEAPENHFIYDSQAAYLDWAIGGNDFPVEYTPGDERDKFKSIECQVMDWADDTAYSLNDLADSVRAGFLSIHRIEQWAEKTGNSCGEGSPLGDLIKAIRGNRVEPFAGKRIGKYIQSARLVEDTNCMSALTNRYRYRLEVDADIRAESEVFKKLAFQVVFLSPELKQLEHKGNFMLERLWEVLKTRYIDGLSIGGQNFQILPKDDAEEIEAQDDVNERARLVCDFLAGMTDSSAVRLYKRLFIPDFGSIGDLVG, via the coding sequence ATGTTCAGACTGCGGGCGGAAATGAACAGCTTTTACAACGCATTCGACCACGAACGGCTTTCTAACTGGGAAGCAAGTGGCGACTTTCGCACGCCTTTTCAAATGGACCGCGATCGGGTGCTGCATACGCCTGCATTTCGTCGGATGCAGAGCAAGACCCAGGTGTTCTGGAGTGGCGAGTATGATTTCTACCGCACCCGCCTGACCCACTCGCTGGAAGTGGCGCAGATTGGTCGATCGATCTGCCACTGGCTGAAACAAGACTCCGAACTGCTGCGCGACGACCACTTCATTGACCCCGAGTTGGTCGAGGTGATCTGCCTGTCGCACGATCTCGGGCATCCACCCTTCGGCCACGCCGGCGAGCGGAGCCTCAATTTCCTGATGAAGGATTACGGCGGCTTCGAGGGCAACGCGCAGACGCTCCGACTGCTCACCGAGCGCATCTTTTCCGTCAAACGAAGCGGCATGGATCCAACCCGCGCCTTTCTCGATGGCGTGCTGAAATACAAAACCCTGTGGAGTGAGTTGAACAAGCAGGGCGAGGCACCCGAAAACCACTTTATCTACGACAGCCAGGCGGCGTATCTCGATTGGGCCATCGGCGGCAATGATTTCCCGGTGGAATACACACCGGGGGACGAGCGCGACAAGTTCAAGTCGATCGAGTGCCAGGTGATGGACTGGGCTGACGACACCGCCTATTCGCTCAACGACCTTGCCGATAGTGTCAGGGCCGGCTTTTTGTCGATCCACCGCATCGAACAATGGGCGGAAAAAACCGGAAACTCCTGCGGTGAGGGATCGCCGCTGGGGGATTTGATCAAGGCGATTCGCGGCAACCGAGTGGAACCGTTTGCTGGGAAAAGAATTGGGAAATACATTCAGTCGGCCCGCCTGGTCGAGGACACGAACTGCATGAGCGCCTTGACCAACCGCTATCGCTATCGACTGGAGGTCGATGCAGATATTCGCGCGGAGTCCGAGGTGTTCAAGAAGCTGGCATTTCAGGTCGTCTTCCTCTCGCCGGAACTGAAGCAACTGGAGCACAAGGGGAACTTCATGTTAGAACGACTCTGGGAGGTGCTGAAAACGCGCTACATCGACGGCCTAAGCATCGGCGGTCAAAATTTTCAAATCCTCCCCAAAGATGATGCCGAGGAAATTGAAGCCCAGGACGACGTCAACGAACGCGCCCGCTTGGTGTGCGATTTTCTGGCCGGCATGACTGATAGCTCGGCGGTGCGTTTGTACAAGCGCCTGTTCATTCCCGACTTCGGCTCGATCGGCGATCTAGTCGGTTAG
- a CDS encoding thiolase family protein, whose translation MQILAATRTPFTRMGSSLSALSAAELGRHAASALLTEIGIDPATLDEVIIGCVCQPVDAANIARVIALKSGVPMAVPAVTVHRNCASGMESITTAAERIAAGRGGLYLVGGVDSMSNVPLLYRKSAVQKFTRLSKAKTFDQRLGVFTSFRPADFSPVIGLKLGLSDPVSGLNMGETAELLAREFNISREEQDAFAVASQHKASAGREFLNEEISPAHIRGQVVDTDDGIRDDSSVEKLAKLKPVFNRTTGTVTAGNSSQITDGAVMMLVATDEKAAELGIEPLGRLTGYAYTGCDPKRMGLGPVKAIAEANRLTGLSLGDADTIEINEAFAAQVLACCKALSDPGYASRAGLENPLGEIPAEKLNPHGGAIALGHPVGATGSRLVYTALHQLQKNGGKRALTSLCVGGGQGAALWLETN comes from the coding sequence ATGCAAATCTTAGCCGCCACCCGCACCCCGTTCACTCGCATGGGATCCAGCCTCTCTGCCCTGAGCGCCGCGGAGCTGGGTCGACACGCAGCGTCCGCTCTACTCACCGAGATCGGCATTGACCCCGCCACATTGGACGAGGTGATCATCGGCTGCGTGTGTCAGCCGGTGGACGCTGCCAACATCGCCCGAGTGATCGCGCTGAAATCCGGAGTCCCCATGGCCGTGCCCGCGGTCACCGTGCACCGAAATTGCGCCTCGGGGATGGAGTCCATCACGACGGCGGCCGAACGCATTGCCGCTGGCAGAGGGGGGCTTTATCTGGTCGGTGGCGTCGATAGCATGAGCAACGTGCCTCTGCTCTACCGCAAGTCGGCGGTGCAAAAGTTCACCCGGCTCTCGAAGGCCAAGACCTTCGACCAGCGACTCGGTGTCTTCACTTCGTTTCGGCCTGCGGATTTCTCACCGGTGATCGGATTAAAACTGGGCCTCAGCGATCCGGTTTCCGGACTGAACATGGGGGAGACCGCCGAGCTGCTGGCGCGTGAATTCAACATCAGCCGGGAGGAGCAGGATGCCTTCGCCGTTGCGTCCCAACACAAAGCATCTGCCGGGCGAGAGTTTTTAAATGAGGAAATCTCACCCGCCCATATCCGCGGCCAAGTGGTCGATACCGATGATGGCATCCGCGATGACAGCTCGGTGGAGAAATTGGCCAAGCTGAAGCCGGTGTTTAATCGCACCACCGGCACGGTCACTGCCGGAAATTCATCGCAGATCACCGATGGCGCCGTGATGATGTTAGTGGCGACGGATGAAAAGGCGGCGGAGTTGGGAATCGAGCCGCTGGGTCGACTCACAGGATACGCTTACACCGGCTGCGATCCGAAACGCATGGGTCTTGGGCCCGTCAAAGCCATTGCCGAGGCTAACCGCCTCACCGGATTGAGCCTGGGGGATGCCGATACGATTGAGATCAACGAGGCCTTCGCGGCCCAGGTGTTAGCCTGCTGCAAGGCACTGTCAGACCCCGGCTATGCGTCACGTGCAGGCCTGGAAAATCCCCTCGGTGAGATCCCGGCGGAAAAGCTCAACCCGCACGGTGGCGCCATTGCCTTGGGACATCCGGTCGGGGCGACCGGATCGCGTCTGGTCTACACCGCCTTGCATCAACTTCAGAAAAACGGAGGCAAGCGCGCTCTGACATCTCTCTGCGTCGGCGGAGGGCAGGGGGCTGCACTCTGGTTGGAAACCAATTAA
- a CDS encoding patatin-like phospholipase family protein has translation MPAPHVVRAEGVRFLKNAWEKVKQFSLIEPTIETRPPRIGIALSSGGAKSLAHVGVIQVLEENGIEVHAVAGSSMGAYVGALWAAGCDGAQLFKLAAEMQDRTVLKQLADPAPPFLKGFLKGEKARDHLGASIGDVSFDQLQKQLIIVAADLDSYERIVFRHGSVLDAVHASCAMPGVVVPVTVDGKRCTDGGVVEPVPVSSMRKFCDVDLVIAVSTLPDFTQLNHKRESEDAEIQQEISSSLWGRMAKTITGSISLTAEGNTIDTLRRSIRIGQIRIAHDACKNADVVMHAHTHQESRWHDYHNFEHFIEVGRHAAEAQLHTIRELIENYQPETSQHESKVQKLVG, from the coding sequence ATGCCCGCACCCCATGTGGTGCGAGCCGAGGGAGTGCGGTTTTTGAAAAATGCTTGGGAGAAGGTTAAGCAGTTTAGTCTCATCGAGCCCACCATCGAGACTCGGCCTCCTCGTATTGGCATTGCTCTCTCATCTGGAGGTGCCAAAAGCTTGGCCCACGTCGGAGTGATCCAGGTGTTAGAGGAGAACGGGATTGAGGTGCACGCCGTTGCTGGCTCGAGCATGGGGGCCTATGTCGGCGCTCTATGGGCCGCAGGCTGCGATGGCGCGCAGCTGTTCAAGCTCGCTGCCGAAATGCAGGACCGCACCGTGCTCAAGCAGCTGGCCGACCCAGCACCGCCCTTTCTCAAGGGCTTTCTGAAAGGGGAGAAAGCCAGAGATCATCTGGGGGCAAGCATCGGGGATGTGTCGTTTGATCAGCTACAGAAACAGCTCATCATCGTGGCCGCCGACCTCGATAGCTACGAACGCATTGTCTTCCGCCACGGTTCCGTTCTTGATGCGGTGCATGCCAGCTGCGCCATGCCCGGCGTGGTGGTTCCGGTCACCGTGGATGGAAAACGCTGCACCGATGGCGGTGTGGTCGAGCCGGTGCCGGTGTCCTCTATGCGGAAATTTTGCGACGTCGATCTCGTCATCGCGGTGAGCACCCTGCCTGATTTCACCCAACTGAACCACAAACGCGAAAGTGAGGACGCGGAAATTCAGCAGGAGATCTCTAGCAGCCTGTGGGGGCGCATGGCCAAGACCATCACCGGGAGTATCAGTCTTACCGCCGAGGGGAACACCATCGACACCCTGCGACGCAGCATCCGCATCGGCCAGATCCGGATCGCCCACGATGCCTGCAAGAATGCGGACGTCGTGATGCATGCCCACACCCACCAGGAGAGTCGCTGGCACGATTATCATAACTTTGAACATTTCATCGAAGTCGGCCGACACGCCGCAGAAGCCCAGCTCCACACCATCCGCGAGCTCATCGAAAACTACCAACCAGAAACTTCTCAACATGAATCTAAAGTTCAAAAATTGGTGGGATAA